The proteins below come from a single Thermopolyspora flexuosa genomic window:
- a CDS encoding rod shape-determining protein: MRSFFGFLGRDMAVDLGTANTLVYVRDRGIVLDEPSVVAVNTRTGKIVAVGAEAKQMIGRTPGHIVAIRPLADGVITELDVAEQMLRYFIKKVHRRHALSQPRLVIAVPSGITDVEQRAVKEAGYQAGARRVYIMEEPMAAAIGAGLPVNEPCGSMVVDIGGGTTEVAVISLGGIVTSRSIRVAGDELDQAIISHVKKEHSLALGTRTAEEVKMAIGTACPPTEGRTFPVRGRDLVTGLPRTVEITDQEVYEAINEPVSAIVDAVQATLDQCPPELAGDLIGAGIMLTGGGALLDGLDRRLAQATGMPIKIADNPLLSVVLGTGRCVEDFDRLQGVLVPEPRH, from the coding sequence ATGCGGTCCTTCTTTGGGTTCCTCGGCCGCGACATGGCGGTCGACCTCGGCACGGCGAACACCCTCGTGTACGTCCGTGACCGCGGCATCGTCCTCGACGAGCCGTCCGTGGTCGCGGTCAACACCAGAACGGGGAAGATCGTCGCGGTGGGGGCGGAGGCCAAACAGATGATCGGGAGAACGCCCGGTCACATCGTCGCGATCCGCCCGCTCGCCGACGGTGTCATCACCGAGCTCGACGTCGCCGAGCAGATGCTGCGCTACTTCATCAAGAAGGTGCACCGCCGCCATGCCCTCTCCCAGCCCCGGCTCGTCATCGCCGTGCCCAGCGGCATCACCGATGTGGAGCAACGCGCCGTCAAGGAGGCCGGGTACCAGGCCGGTGCGCGTCGCGTCTACATCATGGAGGAGCCGATGGCCGCGGCGATCGGCGCCGGGCTGCCGGTCAACGAGCCGTGCGGAAGCATGGTGGTCGACATCGGCGGCGGCACCACCGAGGTCGCGGTGATCTCCCTCGGGGGCATCGTGACCTCGCGCTCCATCCGGGTCGCCGGCGACGAGCTCGACCAGGCCATCATCTCCCACGTCAAGAAGGAGCACTCGCTCGCGCTCGGCACCCGCACCGCCGAAGAGGTCAAGATGGCGATCGGTACGGCGTGCCCGCCGACCGAGGGCCGCACCTTCCCGGTGCGCGGCCGTGACCTGGTCACCGGGCTCCCGCGCACGGTCGAGATCACCGACCAGGAGGTGTACGAGGCGATCAACGAGCCGGTCAGCGCGATCGTCGACGCGGTGCAGGCCACCCTCGACCAGTGCCCGCCCGAGCTCGCGGGCGACCTGATCGGCGCCGGGATCATGCTCACCGGCGGCGGCGCACTGCTCGACGGCCTCGACCGGCGGCTCGCCCAGGCCACCGGCATGCCCATCAAGATCGCCGACAACCCGCTGCTGTCGGTGGTGCTCGGCACCGGCAGATGCGTGGAGGACTTCGACCGCCTCCAGGGGGTCCTCGTTCCGGAACCGCGCCACTAG
- the mrdA gene encoding penicillin-binding protein 2 — MVGRLWQVQVVDGERYARAATADHERHVVVPAVRGRIVDSRGRPLVRNRTATTVSIDRTILTRLPDGGREVLDRLARLLGMEREEIERRIRPCDGPARKDCWAGSPYEPIPVKDAVDERIAFQITERPDRYPGVVADLRPVRDYPNGELAAHVLGYVAPDDRSPTSRSPVGRDGLEAVYDSDLRGVPGERRLVVDSAGRVVRVLSERPATPGATLVTSIDSRIQKATERALKRAVERARKRGLPADQAAAVVMESRTGRITALAALPTYDPTVWVGGISPKDYARLTDPKQGSPLLSRAVAGQWAPASTWKVTSVAAAVSAGRPVNGVYGCPGSYRVGDRPFRNFGGIGYGMITLRRALEVSCDTIFYRFAHEMWLETARKKNGVHPMVRTARAFGFGRPTGVDLPGEAAGYLPKGDWDLPGYAANFSIGQGEVLVTPLQLARAYAAIANGGTLYSPRIGKKVVAADGTTVRRIKPPVAGRLPVDRRTLQVIRQGLADVTRSGTAAGAFAGYPLDKHPISGKTGTAEVVGKRDTSWFASFDKKYTVVVMVAQGGTGGETAAPAAREIWSAIHGVKDEVKKTR; from the coding sequence CTGGTCGGGCGCCTCTGGCAGGTGCAGGTGGTCGACGGGGAACGCTACGCCCGCGCAGCCACGGCGGATCACGAGCGCCACGTGGTCGTGCCCGCGGTGCGCGGGCGCATCGTCGATAGCCGCGGCCGCCCGCTGGTGCGCAACCGCACCGCGACCACGGTCTCGATCGACCGGACGATCCTCACCCGGCTGCCCGACGGCGGCCGCGAGGTGCTCGACCGGCTGGCCCGGCTGCTCGGCATGGAGCGCGAGGAGATCGAGCGCCGCATCCGGCCGTGCGACGGCCCGGCGCGCAAGGACTGCTGGGCGGGCTCGCCGTACGAGCCGATCCCGGTGAAGGACGCGGTCGACGAGCGGATCGCGTTCCAGATCACCGAGCGGCCGGACCGCTACCCGGGGGTCGTCGCCGACCTGCGGCCGGTGCGCGACTACCCGAACGGCGAGCTCGCCGCGCACGTGCTCGGCTACGTCGCGCCCGACGACCGCTCCCCCACCTCCCGGTCCCCGGTGGGCCGCGACGGGCTGGAGGCGGTGTACGACTCCGACCTGCGCGGCGTCCCCGGGGAGCGGCGGCTCGTCGTGGACAGCGCCGGGCGCGTGGTGCGGGTGCTGAGCGAGCGCCCGGCCACGCCCGGGGCGACGCTGGTCACCAGCATCGACTCCCGGATCCAGAAGGCGACCGAGCGGGCGCTCAAGCGCGCGGTCGAGCGGGCGCGCAAGCGGGGCCTGCCCGCCGACCAGGCCGCCGCCGTGGTGATGGAGTCGCGCACCGGCCGGATCACCGCGCTCGCCGCCCTCCCCACCTACGACCCGACGGTGTGGGTGGGCGGCATCAGCCCGAAGGACTACGCGCGGCTGACCGACCCGAAGCAGGGCAGCCCGCTGCTGTCCCGGGCGGTCGCCGGCCAGTGGGCGCCCGCCTCCACCTGGAAGGTCACCTCGGTCGCGGCGGCGGTCTCCGCGGGCCGCCCGGTCAACGGCGTCTACGGCTGCCCCGGCTCCTACCGGGTCGGTGACCGCCCGTTCCGCAACTTCGGCGGCATCGGCTACGGGATGATCACGCTGCGCCGGGCGCTCGAGGTCTCCTGCGACACGATCTTCTACCGGTTCGCTCACGAGATGTGGCTGGAGACCGCGCGGAAGAAGAACGGCGTGCACCCGATGGTGCGCACCGCGCGCGCGTTCGGCTTCGGCCGCCCGACCGGCGTCGACCTGCCCGGGGAGGCCGCCGGCTACCTGCCCAAGGGCGACTGGGACCTGCCCGGGTACGCGGCGAACTTCTCCATCGGGCAGGGCGAGGTGCTGGTCACCCCGCTGCAGCTCGCCCGGGCGTACGCGGCGATCGCCAACGGCGGCACGCTGTACAGCCCGCGGATCGGCAAGAAGGTGGTGGCCGCGGACGGCACGACGGTGCGCCGGATCAAGCCGCCGGTGGCGGGGAGGCTGCCGGTCGACCGCCGCACGCTCCAGGTCATCCGGCAGGGCCTGGCCGACGTGACCCGGTCCGGCACCGCCGCGGGCGCGTTCGCCGGCTACCCGCTGGATAAGCACCCGATCTCCGGCAAGACCGGCACCGCCGAGGTGGTCGGCAAGCGCGACACCTCCTGGTTCGCCTCGTTCGACAAGAAGTACACGGTCGTGGTGATGGTCGCGCAGGGCGGCACCGGCGGTGAGACCGCGGCCCCGGCCGCGCGGGAGATCTGGTCGGCGATCCACGGGGTGAAGGACGAGGTGAAGAAGACGAGGTGA
- a CDS encoding cytochrome P450, translating to MGGIAERYDIPEHHFWLRGPHPERPVAYDPATGIWNVYGHPEAVEILGDPETFSSRTMRLMPRTSPEEDEFSPEGFLTQLDPPEHGRLRKLVSSAFTRKVVADLEPRIAALTRGLLDAARERGRLELVADLAYPLPVTVIAELLGVPAADRELFRRWADALLWRDTEISLTKPAEQRRAELRATLGPWREMTAYLAAHAAERRRRPRADLLTRLVEAEVDGERLPDAHVVDFAILLLLAGHVTTTMLLGNTVLCLDAYPEQQEKVRADRALVPAAIEESLRLLTPFAVLGRATTRPAEVGGTTIPADALVLVWLAAANRDPRRFPDPEVFDPARDPNPHLAFGRGVHFCLGAPLARLEGRVALNILLDRVGPLRADPDDPVRFLPVRTMTGVRRLALLT from the coding sequence ATGGGCGGCATCGCCGAACGGTACGACATCCCCGAGCACCACTTCTGGCTGCGCGGGCCGCACCCGGAGCGGCCGGTCGCGTACGACCCGGCCACCGGGATCTGGAACGTGTACGGGCACCCCGAGGCCGTCGAGATCCTCGGCGACCCCGAGACGTTCTCCTCCCGAACGATGCGCCTCATGCCCCGCACCTCGCCCGAGGAGGACGAGTTCTCGCCCGAGGGCTTCCTCACCCAGCTCGACCCGCCCGAGCACGGCAGGCTGCGCAAACTGGTGAGCAGCGCGTTCACCCGGAAGGTCGTCGCCGACCTGGAGCCGAGGATCGCCGCCCTCACCCGCGGGCTGCTCGACGCGGCACGCGAGCGCGGCCGCCTGGAACTCGTCGCCGACCTCGCCTACCCTCTCCCGGTCACCGTCATCGCCGAGCTGCTCGGCGTGCCCGCCGCCGACCGCGAGCTGTTCCGCCGCTGGGCCGACGCGCTGCTGTGGCGGGACACCGAGATCTCGCTCACCAAGCCCGCCGAGCAGCGCCGCGCCGAGCTGCGGGCCACGCTCGGGCCGTGGCGGGAGATGACCGCCTACCTCGCCGCGCACGCCGCCGAGCGCCGCCGCCGGCCGCGGGCCGACCTGCTCACCCGGCTGGTGGAGGCCGAGGTGGACGGCGAGCGCCTGCCCGACGCGCACGTGGTCGACTTCGCGATCCTCCTCCTGCTCGCCGGGCACGTCACCACCACGATGCTGCTCGGCAACACCGTGCTGTGCCTCGACGCGTATCCCGAGCAGCAGGAGAAGGTGCGGGCCGACCGCGCCCTCGTCCCTGCCGCGATCGAGGAGTCGCTCCGCCTGCTCACCCCGTTCGCCGTGCTCGGCCGGGCCACCACCCGCCCGGCCGAGGTCGGCGGCACGACGATCCCGGCGGACGCGCTGGTCCTGGTGTGGCTCGCCGCGGCGAACCGGGATCCCCGGCGGTTCCCGGACCCGGAGGTCTTCGACCCCGCCCGCGACCCGAACCCGCATCTCGCCTTCGGCCGCGGCGTGCACTTCTGCCTCGGGGCGCCGCTCGCCCGCCTCGAGGGCCGGGTGGCCCTGAACATCCTGCTCGACCGGGTCGGGCCGCTGCGCGCCGACCCGGACGACCCGGTGCGGTTCCTCCCGGTCCGGACCATGACCGGGGTACGGCGCCTCGCGCTGCTGACCTGA
- a CDS encoding group I truncated hemoglobin, giving the protein MASIFERIGGSEAVAAVVDDFYDRVLADPLLSGFFANTDMGKLKAHQRSFVAAALGGPQTYRGKTMDEAHAGLGIQAEHFDAVVGHLVESLRKHKVAEDVIASIADALAPLKAEIVPSEVSA; this is encoded by the coding sequence ATGGCGTCCATTTTCGAGCGGATCGGGGGTTCCGAGGCCGTCGCCGCGGTCGTCGACGACTTCTACGACCGCGTGCTGGCGGACCCGTTGCTGAGCGGGTTCTTCGCGAACACCGACATGGGCAAGCTCAAGGCGCACCAGCGCAGCTTCGTCGCCGCCGCCCTCGGCGGGCCCCAGACGTACCGGGGCAAGACCATGGACGAGGCGCACGCGGGGTTGGGCATCCAGGCGGAGCACTTCGACGCCGTGGTGGGTCACCTCGTGGAGAGCCTGCGCAAGCACAAGGTGGCGGAGGACGTGATCGCGTCGATCGCCGACGCCCTCGCGCCGCTCAAGGCGGAGATCGTGCCGAGCGAGGTGTCGGCGTAG
- the mreC gene encoding rod shape-determining protein MreC yields the protein MRRNRRHRLVFLTVAAAAAALVTYDVRWDAAALREWGASVAGPVQRLAAGDDEAGRRELRLAAAGWAEQAAADRERQAERVAAAAPRRGSPVVTAQVVGYGTHGDSVAIDVGTRDGVRADHMVISADGLVGRVVEAGHSVSTVRLAVDPASSVGVRVAGTREIGTVTGQGMRDGLLRLRLLAADARPRVGQRVVTLGSAKGGPYLPGVPVGTIVRVERDADPLVTTALVRPAVRFGTLDVVGVVSASRGGDGDAR from the coding sequence ATGCGCCGGAACCGCCGTCATCGTCTCGTCTTCCTCACGGTGGCGGCCGCCGCGGCCGCCCTCGTCACCTACGACGTGCGCTGGGACGCCGCCGCGCTCCGGGAGTGGGGCGCCTCCGTGGCCGGGCCGGTGCAGCGCCTCGCCGCCGGCGACGACGAGGCCGGGCGGCGCGAGCTGCGGCTGGCCGCGGCCGGCTGGGCCGAGCAGGCCGCCGCCGACCGGGAGCGCCAGGCCGAGCGGGTCGCCGCGGCGGCGCCGCGCCGCGGCTCGCCCGTGGTCACCGCCCAGGTGGTCGGGTACGGCACGCACGGCGACAGCGTCGCGATCGACGTCGGCACCCGGGACGGGGTGCGCGCCGACCACATGGTGATCAGCGCCGACGGCCTGGTCGGCCGGGTGGTCGAGGCCGGGCACTCTGTCTCCACGGTGCGGCTCGCCGTCGACCCCGCCTCCAGCGTCGGGGTGCGCGTCGCCGGGACCAGGGAGATCGGCACCGTCACCGGGCAGGGCATGCGCGACGGCCTGCTGCGGCTGCGCCTGCTCGCCGCCGACGCGAGGCCCCGCGTCGGCCAGCGCGTGGTGACGCTCGGCTCGGCCAAGGGCGGGCCGTACCTGCCCGGCGTGCCCGTCGGCACCATCGTCCGGGTGGAGCGCGACGCCGACCCGCTCGTCACCACCGCCCTGGTACGGCCCGCCGTCCGGTTCGGCACGCTCGACGTGGTCGGCGTCGTGTCCGCCTCGCGAGGGGGTGACGGCGATGCGCGGTAG
- a CDS encoding DUF6493 family protein: MIAARPREWQADLAVQLARRIRTPHDAIAPLAIELLRATGAEPPAHDPLVSAWLLSGVGMDDPLIDRMVPRLFEAEGVGRALRDDVLTRIWADTIHYLAFSGRLSRDWLLDACLRRFLRGGSAQDLGFFLRVHETIDPTPQEIAARRRDYLRLLPAAHPPVAEVALRWIRAAGPIDDADAVEAIAALAVRAEVALARAGLGWLEERVRDAPGTAAELAKALAAAFGHPSHKVQERAAHIALRHADAFAPAAEVIAEAVPLLPAELRAQVAARFGEGSEPA; the protein is encoded by the coding sequence GTGATCGCAGCGCGACCGCGGGAGTGGCAGGCCGACCTCGCCGTCCAGCTCGCCCGGCGGATCCGCACCCCACATGATGCGATCGCGCCCCTCGCCATCGAGCTGCTGCGCGCCACCGGCGCCGAGCCGCCCGCGCACGACCCGCTCGTGTCGGCCTGGCTGCTCTCCGGCGTCGGCATGGACGATCCGCTGATCGACAGGATGGTGCCCAGGCTCTTCGAGGCCGAGGGCGTGGGCCGCGCGCTGCGTGACGACGTACTCACGCGGATCTGGGCCGACACCATCCACTACCTGGCCTTCAGCGGCCGGCTGTCCCGCGACTGGCTGCTCGACGCGTGCCTCCGCCGGTTCCTTCGCGGCGGGTCGGCGCAGGATCTGGGCTTCTTCCTCCGGGTGCACGAGACGATCGACCCGACCCCGCAGGAGATCGCCGCCCGGCGGCGAGACTACCTGCGGCTGCTGCCCGCCGCGCACCCCCCGGTCGCCGAGGTGGCGCTGCGGTGGATCCGCGCCGCCGGGCCGATCGACGACGCCGACGCGGTCGAGGCGATCGCCGCCCTCGCCGTCCGCGCCGAGGTCGCCCTGGCCCGCGCCGGTCTCGGCTGGCTCGAGGAGCGGGTACGGGACGCTCCCGGCACCGCCGCCGAGCTCGCCAAGGCGCTCGCCGCCGCGTTCGGGCACCCCTCCCACAAGGTGCAGGAGCGCGCCGCGCACATCGCGCTCCGCCACGCCGACGCCTTCGCCCCGGCCGCCGAGGTGATCGCCGAGGCCGTGCCGCTGCTTCCGGCCGAGCTGCGGGCGCAGGTGGCCGCACGGTTCGGTGAGGGCTCCGAACCCGCCTAG
- a CDS encoding MBL fold metallo-hydrolase, which produces MAARIDHVVTSGTFTLDGGTWDVDNNVWIVGDDSEAIVIDAAHDAAAIAKTVGDRTLRAIVCTHAHNDHVNAAPALAELTGAPILLHPDDMPLWRLTHAERAPDRELSDGQVIEVGGVALTVLHTPGHAPGAVCLYAPDLGTVFTGDTLFSGGPGATGRSFSDFPTIIESIRNRLLTLPPETVVRTGHGESTTIGTEAPHLDEWIARGH; this is translated from the coding sequence ATGGCCGCCCGTATCGATCACGTGGTCACCTCCGGCACGTTCACGCTGGACGGTGGCACCTGGGACGTGGACAACAACGTCTGGATCGTCGGCGACGACAGCGAGGCGATCGTCATCGACGCCGCGCACGACGCCGCCGCCATCGCCAAGACGGTGGGCGACCGGACGTTGCGCGCGATCGTGTGCACGCACGCGCACAACGACCATGTGAACGCGGCCCCGGCGCTCGCCGAGCTCACCGGCGCCCCGATCCTGCTGCACCCGGACGACATGCCGCTGTGGCGGCTCACCCACGCCGAGCGCGCGCCCGATCGGGAGCTGTCCGACGGGCAGGTGATCGAGGTCGGCGGCGTCGCGCTGACCGTGCTGCACACCCCCGGCCACGCGCCCGGCGCGGTGTGCCTGTACGCACCGGACCTCGGCACGGTGTTCACCGGCGACACCCTGTTCTCCGGCGGCCCGGGCGCGACCGGCCGGTCCTTCTCCGACTTCCCCACGATCATCGAGTCGATCCGCAACCGGCTGCTCACCCTGCCGCCGGAGACCGTGGTGCGCACCGGCCACGGCGAGTCGACCACGATCGGCACCGAGGCCCCGCACCTCGACGAGTGGATCGCCCGCGGCCACTGA
- a CDS encoding NAD(P)-dependent alcohol dehydrogenase, with the protein MKVTAAVVDELHGPFRIEELELDEPGPGEALVRIVASGICHTDEITRHGDLPMPFPGVLGHEGAGVVEAVGEGVTSVRPGDHVVIGWPYCGTCRNCRDGEPRYCARLGEAVAGGHRLLGPRAGEPAFRRAGGSRVHSHFFGQSSFATYSLTWADALVTVPQDAPLELLGPLACGISTGAGAVMNTCRPGPGASIVVYGAGAVGLSAVLAARLSPATKIIAVDLHDNRLRLAEELGATHTINARETDPVAEVHRICGGPADFALECTGVISVVRQAADSVGMLGTCVLIGGAPAGAEFSLDHTTTLWGKRVVGTLGGSGRSETLIGTLVELHRQGRFPYDRMVRFYELDEVEKALEDSRKGEVLKPVLRMKH; encoded by the coding sequence ATGAAGGTGACCGCAGCGGTCGTCGACGAGCTGCATGGACCGTTCCGAATCGAGGAGCTGGAGCTCGACGAGCCCGGCCCCGGTGAGGCGCTGGTCCGCATCGTCGCCTCGGGCATCTGCCACACCGACGAGATCACCCGGCACGGCGACCTGCCGATGCCGTTCCCCGGCGTGCTCGGCCACGAGGGCGCGGGCGTGGTGGAGGCCGTGGGCGAGGGGGTCACCTCGGTACGCCCCGGCGACCACGTGGTGATCGGCTGGCCGTACTGCGGCACCTGCCGGAACTGCCGGGACGGCGAGCCGCGGTACTGCGCCCGGCTCGGCGAGGCGGTCGCCGGCGGCCACCGGCTGCTCGGCCCGCGGGCGGGCGAGCCCGCGTTCCGCCGGGCCGGCGGGTCGCGGGTGCACAGCCACTTCTTCGGCCAGTCGTCGTTCGCCACGTACTCGCTCACCTGGGCGGACGCGCTCGTCACGGTGCCGCAGGACGCCCCGCTCGAGCTGCTCGGCCCGCTCGCCTGCGGCATCTCCACCGGCGCGGGCGCGGTGATGAACACCTGCCGGCCCGGCCCCGGGGCGAGCATCGTGGTGTACGGCGCGGGCGCGGTCGGCCTCTCCGCGGTGCTCGCGGCCCGGCTCAGCCCGGCCACGAAGATCATCGCGGTCGACCTGCACGACAACCGGCTCAGGCTCGCCGAGGAGCTCGGCGCCACCCACACGATCAACGCCCGGGAGACCGACCCGGTGGCCGAGGTGCACCGCATCTGCGGCGGCCCGGCCGACTTCGCCCTGGAGTGCACCGGCGTGATCTCCGTGGTACGGCAGGCCGCCGACAGCGTCGGCATGCTCGGCACCTGCGTGCTCATCGGCGGCGCGCCCGCTGGCGCGGAGTTCTCCCTCGACCACACCACCACGCTGTGGGGCAAGCGGGTGGTCGGCACCCTCGGCGGCAGCGGCCGCAGCGAGACCCTGATCGGCACCCTGGTCGAGCTGCACCGGCAGGGCCGGTTCCCGTACGACCGGATGGTGCGGTTCTACGAGCTCGACGAGGTCGAGAAGGCGCTCGAGGACTCCCGCAAGGGCGAGGTGCTCAAGCCCGTGCTGCGCATGAAGCACTGA
- a CDS encoding MFS transporter encodes MSNSSVDPTPVPSTPQSDPVQLRRAVTSSFIGSVIEYYDFLLYATASAAVFSTVFFSNLTPLVATVASLGTFATGYLARPVGGIIFGHFGDRLGRKRMLILTMGLMGVASTLIGLLPTYEQAGVFAPIALVVLRLIQGIAVGGEWGGAVLISAEHAKGRRGLWASFTNAGAPCGMVLSTAALTGTAALVGEEAFLAWGWRVPFLISIVLLGVGLFIRLRVAETPVFTAAQAAAPKTRRAPLMEVLRNHPKALLLGIGVGLSAFVAQGTLTTYLIAYGVQVGFPRQTVLNGLTLSSALAVVAILAWSAFSDRVGRRPVVVAGAVAMAVFAFALFPMVDSQSALLLTIALVLGQSVIHPMMYGPLAALYSELFGTRARYTGASLGYQIAGLGAGLAPVIFAQVQAMTGGTSTLAISAVIAAFCLLTVVCMLALAETSRRDLADVSAAPQPTGTAAS; translated from the coding sequence ATGTCGAACTCATCCGTCGACCCGACGCCGGTTCCGTCCACCCCGCAATCCGACCCCGTCCAGCTCCGCCGCGCGGTGACGTCGAGCTTCATCGGCAGCGTCATCGAGTACTACGACTTCCTGCTGTACGCCACCGCGTCAGCGGCGGTGTTCAGCACGGTCTTCTTCAGCAACCTCACCCCGCTGGTGGCGACCGTCGCCAGCCTCGGCACGTTCGCCACCGGCTACCTCGCCCGGCCCGTCGGCGGGATCATCTTCGGCCACTTCGGTGACCGGCTGGGCCGCAAGCGCATGCTGATCCTCACCATGGGCCTGATGGGTGTGGCGAGCACCCTCATCGGCCTGCTGCCCACCTACGAGCAGGCCGGCGTGTTCGCGCCGATCGCGCTCGTGGTGCTCCGGCTCATCCAGGGCATCGCCGTCGGCGGCGAGTGGGGCGGCGCGGTGCTCATCTCGGCCGAGCACGCCAAGGGGCGGCGCGGGCTGTGGGCGAGCTTCACCAACGCCGGCGCGCCGTGCGGCATGGTGCTCTCCACCGCCGCGCTCACCGGCACGGCCGCGCTCGTCGGCGAGGAGGCCTTCCTCGCCTGGGGCTGGCGGGTGCCCTTCCTCATCAGCATCGTGCTGCTCGGCGTCGGCCTGTTCATCCGGCTGCGCGTCGCCGAGACCCCGGTGTTCACCGCCGCGCAGGCCGCCGCCCCCAAGACCCGGCGGGCGCCCCTCATGGAGGTGCTGCGCAACCACCCCAAGGCGCTGCTGCTCGGCATCGGCGTGGGCCTCTCCGCGTTCGTCGCCCAGGGCACGCTCACCACGTACCTCATCGCGTACGGCGTGCAGGTCGGCTTCCCGCGGCAGACCGTGCTCAACGGGCTCACCCTGTCGTCCGCGCTCGCCGTGGTCGCCATCCTCGCCTGGTCGGCGTTCTCCGACCGGGTCGGGCGCCGGCCGGTGGTGGTCGCCGGCGCGGTGGCCATGGCGGTCTTCGCGTTCGCCCTGTTCCCGATGGTGGACAGCCAGAGCGCGCTGCTGCTCACCATCGCGCTCGTGCTCGGCCAGTCGGTGATCCACCCGATGATGTACGGCCCGCTCGCCGCGCTGTACAGCGAGCTGTTCGGGACCCGCGCCCGGTACACCGGTGCCTCGCTCGGCTACCAGATCGCGGGCCTCGGCGCCGGCCTCGCCCCGGTGATCTTCGCCCAGGTGCAGGCGATGACCGGGGGCACCAGCACGCTCGCGATCTCCGCGGTGATCGCCGCCTTCTGCCTGCTCACCGTGGTGTGCATGCTCGCGCTGGCGGAGACCAGCCGCCGCGACCTCGCCGACGTGTCGGCCGCGCCGCAGCCGACCGGGACCGCGGCGTCCTGA
- a CDS encoding GntR family transcriptional regulator yields the protein MAEESGALGRGAQGKAMAVNYLRSAILRGDVAPGQRLVEAELVETIGVTRGSVRAAIDELVAEGLLERIHNRGARVRTITLDQAIEILECRKVLEGLIAAKAAERIGPWDVTRLRELGTQLSDAVRDGELMKYSTLNQELHGMLAEISGQSTAANLIGRLNAQVVRHQFQLSLQPGRPQISLQQHLAIIDAVVSGDPAEAERAMHAHLDSVIETLRGLSS from the coding sequence ATGGCGGAAGAGAGCGGCGCGCTGGGGCGGGGAGCGCAGGGCAAGGCCATGGCGGTGAACTATCTCCGCTCGGCCATCCTGCGCGGAGACGTGGCTCCCGGCCAGCGTCTGGTGGAGGCGGAGCTGGTCGAGACGATCGGCGTGACGCGCGGCAGCGTGCGTGCCGCGATCGACGAGCTCGTCGCCGAGGGCCTGCTGGAGCGCATCCACAACCGCGGGGCGCGGGTGCGCACCATCACGCTGGACCAGGCGATCGAGATCCTCGAGTGCCGCAAGGTGCTGGAGGGGCTGATCGCCGCCAAGGCGGCCGAGCGCATCGGCCCGTGGGACGTGACGCGGCTGCGCGAGCTCGGCACCCAGCTCTCCGACGCGGTGCGCGACGGCGAGCTGATGAAGTACTCGACCCTCAACCAGGAGCTGCACGGCATGCTCGCCGAGATCTCCGGGCAGAGCACCGCGGCGAACCTCATCGGGCGGCTCAACGCCCAGGTCGTGCGGCACCAGTTCCAGCTCTCCCTGCAGCCGGGCCGCCCGCAGATCTCCCTCCAGCAGCACCTGGCGATCATCGACGCCGTCGTGTCCGGCGACCCGGCCGAGGCCGAGCGCGCCATGCACGCCCACCTCGACAGCGTGATCGAGACGCTGCGCGGGCTCTCCTCCTGA
- a CDS encoding PaaX family transcriptional regulator, whose amino-acid sequence MKDPDQGQPRQPGMRPQSLLLSFLGLYVLGRDIAVYSGSVIEVFARLGVSEEAVRSTLTRMVKRDLLARHRHKRRTYFGLTARSTAVLEDGSRRIWETGAVNRDWDGTWTLVGFSLPASERSLRHDLRSQLTWAGFGPLQSGLWVAAGTKDVVAMLEDLGLDDEVTVLQARALKPTESADIVRKAFDTAQIAERYRAFLDRWDRPDPLSDAVDDLARQLFLFGDWLQVLRRDPLLPAEHLPPDWPAIRAETVFRHLASRYGPTAGGIAAAVLDTLPVRPA is encoded by the coding sequence GTGAAAGACCCAGATCAGGGGCAGCCGCGTCAGCCGGGCATGCGGCCGCAGTCCCTGCTCCTCAGCTTCCTCGGGCTCTACGTCCTCGGCCGGGACATCGCCGTCTACTCCGGCAGCGTCATCGAGGTCTTCGCCCGCCTGGGCGTCTCCGAGGAGGCCGTGCGCTCCACCCTGACCCGCATGGTCAAACGCGATCTGCTCGCCCGGCACCGCCACAAGCGCCGGACGTACTTCGGGCTCACCGCCCGCTCGACGGCGGTCCTGGAGGACGGCTCCCGGCGCATCTGGGAGACCGGCGCGGTCAACCGCGACTGGGACGGCACCTGGACGCTCGTCGGGTTCTCCCTCCCCGCCAGCGAGCGCAGCCTCCGGCACGACCTGCGCTCCCAGCTCACCTGGGCCGGGTTCGGCCCGCTGCAGAGCGGCCTGTGGGTCGCCGCCGGCACCAAGGACGTCGTCGCGATGCTCGAGGATCTCGGCCTCGACGACGAGGTCACCGTGCTGCAGGCCCGTGCGCTCAAGCCCACCGAGTCCGCCGACATCGTGCGCAAGGCGTTCGACACCGCGCAGATCGCCGAGCGCTACCGCGCCTTCCTCGACCGCTGGGACCGGCCCGACCCGCTCTCCGACGCCGTCGACGACCTCGCCCGGCAGCTCTTCCTGTTCGGCGACTGGCTCCAGGTGCTGCGCCGCGACCCCCTGCTGCCCGCCGAGCACCTGCCGCCCGACTGGCCGGCGATCCGCGCCGAGACCGTGTTCCGCCACCTCGCCTCCCGGTACGGGCCGACCGCCGGGGGCATCGCCGCCGCGGTCCTCGACACGTTGCCGGTACGGCCGGCCTAG